GCTAGATtccaatatattaaaaaaaaaaagatttattgcCAAATAAGTGAATAATGTCCTGATCATAAAAGGGAATTGCTACCGCATTATTCCGTTGCTAATGCTTGGAAATCATTTGGTTAGTAATTCTTCATTCTACATCGATCTTTAATATACTGATATTCATGATTCAAAGCAAGATATGTCTAATCTTTATTACTTGATTTTCAATTAAGAGTCTCTACAATTTTTAGGGGAAAAGGTTAACTATATATCTTAGTTTCTCCTATtcctaatttatatatatatatatatatatatatatatatatatatatatatatatcttagtTTCTCCTATtcctaatttatatatatatatatatatatatatatatgtacatgaaaaaaaaaaaaaaaaaaaaaaaaaaaaaacaacaccaacaacaacaacaacaaggtCCTTATGCTGCCGCCACTGCCTTCAtcttttgcaataaaattttagtCCATGATCTCATTAGTCATGATTTACGAGTGCTCAGATCATCTGTTATACAATTAATTGTGGACTGACTTGCCAAAGTTGAATAAATGAAATCCGCTGGAAAAAAAAGCTTGTTACCATTCCATATTAttttctcacacacacacacacacacacacacacacacacatatatatatatatatatatatatatattttttttttttcattcttaggTTGCATAGAGATTTCAGTTTTCTGTTAGATTTCAATTGGCCTATTATaatgttttgtcttttttcttaattttctatTCTATTTATCTGCctgttcatgagatgcataaccACAATGACACTGTTAATTAGgttatataatattttgttaaatttcttGGTAACAAGTTTCTTCTTATCCTCTAACCTTAAAAGAATGCTTAGAGTCAAATCCATGAAGAGACTTTTttgaatattctttttttttgatacagaCTTTTTTGAATATTCTAATATAGTAGAAATGGACTGATTCAACTTGCCATGATTGCATTGTTATATAAGAAGCCTCTATCTTGGGCCTTTTCCCTATCTCAAAGTGTATCAAATATCAAACCTCCCTAGCTAGCACCATTACTGTATACACTATTAGGTTTTATGGCAATTCTTAGAGAATCCCtcaaaaatttcttaaaacgTGGGAAGCTCGTGGCTTCCATCACCTTACTCAGCCTTTCTCTTCACTCATTGCTCTTGTTGGCAAACACTTTCTCCATTAAACCATCGCTCAATGATCTTATCACTAACGCCACCTTCCTACAGTTCACAACTCCGGGTACCTCTGAATTTGCAAAGCTTGTCACTGCTGTGCTGCAAAATCTCCAAGCCTTTGCTGTGTTGGAATGGATTTTCATTGTTACCACCTATGTCACATACTTATTCTGTGCCGCAATCATAATCTTAGCATCAGGGGTAACACATAGAGGAATTGACATATCCATCAAAGTGTTACTATTGAGAGTAGTGAAATCATGGAAAAGACCTTTCATTACTGGGTTTTACATAATTTTGTTCGAGTTAGGCTACTATGGATTCATAACATGGGCAACTCTCATTCCCTTGGTGCTAATTTTTCCTGGTCATATTACTTTATCTGCAACCATAATCTTCATTCTAGCTTCGGTTTTCCTTAGTTACTTGGCTGTTGTTTGGAATTTAGCAATTGTGGTTTCGGTACTAGAAGAAAGATGTGGAATTGATGCACTAGGAAGGGCTGCAGAGCTAGTAAAGGGCTTAAAGTTAAGTGGGTTTTTTCTGAATATTGTGTTCAGAATACTATCCTTGGCTGTGATTCTAGGTTTTAGGTTGCTTAACATCAAACAGTCAATAACAATTAGACAATCTATTGTGTTACTTTTGGCCAATTTTTTGTGGCTGATTGACACGTTTGCATTGATGGCACTCACGGTCTTCTACTATGAGTGCAAGAAGAACCAGGGAGAAAAAGAGATTGATAGCTTCGAATACACTAAAATACCCACTGCAGAACATGATATAGTGCAGATATAGCCTAAGAAAGGAAGGAAATCTCTCTCTGTGCAATGcaaaaaaacttgttttattTCCTTGTTCTTTTCCCTCGCTTGTCCTAATCTATCTTGCTTTGTAATAAACTAATAatcatatttttgtttgtgttgtaCTTGTGTATTTCCAATTTCGAGGCTCACAACAATGAGCTTTGAACTTTGGAGCAATTAAACGTGATATTACAGTATTAGATGTagtaaaatgtttaaaattatataatcaaATATATATTCCATAAGTAGCAATTGTATCCATGTGATGCATGCATGATACACCAAATATTATTGCTACCCTGTATTCACAGatattcttcatttcatcaTAGTCCATTTcacaaacttaaaatttttatttcctgAATCTAATAATACACAAATTgacacatcatttaaaattttaaataacgtgaTGTTGATTAATTTAGGGTCAAAAATGCACTTAGCCGTTTGTAAACAAATCAAGTTTGTTTCGATAAAAACtcattaatatttatttgtttataaacaagtcAAGCTTAAGTCTtagttttagatttgtttaatTAAGGTGTTGAGTCCaatcataaaaaattgtttattaacaaGCCCATCAACGTTAAGACTCGATGCAAAAATAAGTTGAGTCTAGGCTTGTTTATAGGCTTGATATCAAGCTTAATATAAGCTCAcaaataaactcatattttactaagattttaattaattaaaagttgGGATCACACATGCAAATCTTATAGGCTtgatgttaggttctaagaccttagagattaatgtattagaacttcaatgtgtattgtgttagcaaaccatgatcaaaacatttagtctaggtttagacttgcttaaagtttggtttaatgtaagtttggaatcgagtagttgcaggaaattactgttGTATTTCTGcacggctcgatcgatcgaagaataaactcaatcgatcgagaatcgtgaATCAgaaattttctgcagaattttaagtcggcccaaaCAACAGTTCAAGCCCAACAAGGATTATGATTTCATATCTACTTCTCctactatataaaggaaaccctaagcatgtttttaaaggcttctaagagagagaagagtgtgcatctttttgtttttaggatttgtacccaaaagctctctagagtctttgttgctcatattgctgtttgtgtgaatctcttgtgagatctgagaggtgcttgcctttacacaagcttaggattatcaagaaggagatttcttcgagagcttgatgatcattcaattgctgccataagagcttaaagatacataagtgggagtgcttgtacttgttggagaatccaagaaagaaggagtccatgGTCTTAGAACTTATACgtggtcgtgttagtaagtttctactggtgggtagcaataggatgttagtggtctaagtcgctattgcacaacttcaattctttcattgtggattcaggtttatcttgaggatagctaggttaaatcctccctaagttttttaccggtttagttttcctgggtcatcatatctttgtgttttttatatttcgaactttacattgatatgattatatgattgtgttaacctaaaactgaaatttggactaagtaataacttggcttgttaactaggttaatccaattgtggtttaaggggtctaaacaacttAACAAGTagtatcagagcgggtagctCTCTtgttttagatcttttgatctaagagcTGATCCTTGATCCttgttatcatggataatttgaAGTGTCTATCTGCTCACgtttgtgatgatttgaataaaaaggacactgctgtttctattgattttattgatgcCTGTGAAACTCTCCGTAAGGAATTattgaaatctttgaaaatttctaagaaattcaaggaaaagttaaaattggctaatcttgaaaaagaggaattgattgttagattagatgaatctaataaaaagaatgaatttttgagaaat
This genomic stretch from Castanea sativa cultivar Marrone di Chiusa Pesio chromosome 1, ASM4071231v1 harbors:
- the LOC142626323 gene encoding uncharacterized protein LOC142626323, with product MAILRESLKNFLKRGKLVASITLLSLSLHSLLLLANTFSIKPSLNDLITNATFLQFTTPGTSEFAKLVTAVLQNLQAFAVLEWIFIVTTYVTYLFCAAIIILASGVTHRGIDISIKVLLLRVVKSWKRPFITGFYIILFELGYYGFITWATLIPLVLIFPGHITLSATIIFILASVFLSYLAVVWNLAIVVSVLEERCGIDALGRAAELVKGLKLSGFFLNIVFRILSLAVILGFRLLNIKQSITIRQSIVLLLANFLWLIDTFALMALTVFYYECKKNQGEKEIDSFEYTKIPTAEHDIVQI